The following is a genomic window from Falco naumanni isolate bFalNau1 chromosome 10, bFalNau1.pat, whole genome shotgun sequence.
TCTGTGGGCGGAAGCTCCACAGCCTCTGGGAGAAATCCCCATGTTACCCACATTCCTGTGTCAGGTTTTCAGGACGAGGTTCAGAGCCTGACTGTGATCCTTTCTGCTGTTCTCCTTAGAGCATCCTTCACCTCCTTGTTCCTCAGGCTGTAGATGAGGGGGTTCAGCATGGGGATCACCACCGTGTAGAAGACGGAGACCACTTTGTCAGTGTTCAGGGAGTAACTAGAGCTGGGGCGCAGATACATGAAGATGGTCGTCCCATACAACATGGTCACCACTGTCAGGTGGGACACACAGGTGGAGAGGGCTTTTTGCCTGCCTTCAGCTGAACGGATCCTCAGGATGGCGAAGGAGATGAAGATGTAGGAGACCAGAATGATGGAGATGGTGCTGAGCTCAATGACGCCAGCCAAGGAGAAGAGGATGATCTCATTGATGTAAGTGCTGGCACAGGACAGAGCCAGGAGGGGAGGAACATCGCAGAAGAAGTGGTTGATGACGTTGGACCTGCAGAAGGGCAGCCTGATGATGAAGGTCATCTGTATGATGGCGTTCAGGACACCCCCGATGTAGGACCCCACCACCAGCCACATGCAAAGCCCCGGAGTCATAACAGCAGAATAGAGCAGGGGGTTGCAGATGGCGACGTACCGGTCGTATGCCATGGCAGCCAGCAGGAAACACTCAGCTGTCACAAAGACAATGTAGAAGAAGGCTTGGCTCATGCAGCCGACAAAGGAAATGGTCTTCCTCTCCACTAGGAAGTTCACCAAGGTCCTGGGGGCAATCACAGAGGAGAAGCAGATGTCAACAACGGAGAGGCTGCCAAGGAAGAAGTACATGGATGTATGGAGCTGTGGGTGACCTTGGATGACGATGATTATCCCTGTGTTGCCCAAAAGGGTGATGGTGTAAATgagcagcaacagcacaaaGAGGGCTGCCTTCATCTCCGCTCGGTCACTCAGGCCCTCAAGAACAAACTCTGCCACTGAGGTGTGATTCTGCTGGGCCATTCAGGGCTTCGTGtctgctgaggaaggagagagcCTGGAAATGCAGGACAGTGCAAACCATGCCTTTATTTATTGGAACCGAAACTGATAACTTGATAACTGACACCCTGTAGAGCCAAGGTGCCCAGACCATGCCTTCCTAGGGTGCTAGAGTGGGATGGACTGCACTGTAGCCATCTGCTCTGAGCTCGTCCTCCTTCACAGTCCAAGGGAAGAGGAGGTCCTTTCTGGAGGGAGAGCATCCCGGCTTTCCCAAACACCTTCCCCGCCCTGCAGAGAGTCGCTGCGGAGGGTCTCTCACTTTCTCACCGTGGGCAGACCTTTGGGCAGGTTTATCTCTACTGCAGAATCCTGTTTTAGTACCTGCAGTTTGTTGAGGTCAACAGATATAGCAGCAGTTGGGGATGCAGGTGACACAGACCAaatccccagctctgccctcgACCTCCGGGATTAAGTGCTTTTTCCACATttgtttcccttcctccccattTCAAACCGATCGTGATAAGGCACCCAGAACAGGACAGCTCTGATTTTGGCACTGTCTTCTGGCTATAATTGTAATATTATAATTTATacaatataataatataattgtaataaaaaaatactgcagctttccttttttggttttggaaaggaCATTGAGGTGAAGGGGAAAACCGCCCGTCTAATTTGTTGAGtagggagggagagaggcagggGGTGTTGCATGATCCTAAAACTCCTTCAGGACAGGAGGAGTTTAGTACTGCAGCCTCAGAAACCCTGGGGAGATGAAGCCACGGAGACCACGAGCAAAACTGGGGTCCAAAAGTGCTATTTTGAACCGGGGTAAGCATCAAACATTTCCTTGGTACAGTTTAGAGAATATACAATGAAGAGACTAAACACCATAAGAAGTATTTCCCCGCGGCACTCAGAGCACAGGCACTGGCCCTGGCGTTGGGGTCACCTGTATGAAGCATTTACATGGGCACCTGAGCCACCACCGCCTGCTGGTGACTTTAACCGTGCCTTGTCTTTCCAGAGGTGGGCTGGGAGATGGAAGGGACTGAGATGGATTTAGGGAGGCGATTTAAGTGCCAGGAGAGAGCTGTGAGTGTTTATGTATATGAACCGGCTGTAACGTATGGACTAAGCCTGGACAAAAGTGGGTTCCACGATTCCGTCCTGGAATATGGAGTCACAACTGGTGCGCTCCCCAGCATCTGTCTGCAAAGTGCACTTCATTTCCAGGCGAAAACAAGGTGTTGCTGAGAGCACGGGCAGAGGGGAAGGGCCAAGGGGGGGAAAGAGCACCAGGCTGAGAATTCCCTGTTTCAAGATGCCATCTAAGGAGGAAAACCTTCTCAGAGGGAGCCTGCCCGGCACAGCATGGCACCCTGGGGGTTAGGGCACATGCGGGGTTTGCTTTTACCTCATTTTCATCAGGCaaaaccccagcagctgctggttcTCCCTTCAGACAACCGGGTAAGCTGCTCAcaagaatgaaaatgtgaaatacagGTTCCTGACCCTGATAATGTGGAGGTTCAGCATAAAACAATTCATTCTTTACAGAATTGAGGATGAGAATCAAGTCTTACCCTACCAGATGAGCACCAGGATCAGAAGACTCACTGAAGAACCGTTCTCCATGAGCAGAATGTTTCTATAAAGAAACActccttaatttttaaagcGAACATCACTTTATTTCAGGGCCAGTGGGTGAGTTAAACTTTCCTTGAGAGGttctcccctcttcctcccccagcctccttAAACATACCACAAGCAGCATAATTTCTGATCTTATGACTTCGAAATGCTGGAGTGCATCCCAAGTGCATCccagcagaaatatttcaccTTCAACTAACCCAGAGGAGCACACCTTTACCCGGTAAAGCAGAGCAGCCTCCCCACAGGTGACACACACCAGGGCAGGGTGGCACCAGCAGGACTCACCTGGACCTTTCGGGGAATGGTCACACCCCCCTATCGGATGGGGTCACCTCCTCTTACAAGCTGCAAGGTCTCCTCCAGGTGGGGTGACACTACAGGCTCGGGACGCCTGCACAGTCACTGGGGGGGCGGACCCCTGAAGCCATCCTCCCAGCTTCCCGGTAAACAAGAACGTCTCTCCTGAGCGTCTGGGAGCCTCCTGCATATTTTCACCTGATGAAGTCCTTCGCTTGCAGCAACGCATGGCTTTTATCTGTGTCTCGGCAGGTCTTTGTGGGCAAGGGGCAGCCTTCCTCAGGGAGCAAGTGTTTGCTGTGGCTTGGGCTGCGGTTCCCATCCCTCAGAGGAATGAAACTCGATTGTACGCTGGCTCCTTAATGAGAATCCAGGAGTCACAACAGTCTGAACTGCTAAAAAAGGCTCCgctatgtgtgtgtgtggggggcgTAAAATCCTGTGCTACAACCCTGTCACAAGTACCAATCACTGTTCCAACACTTGGCAGCctccagagacagaaaaggtGGAGATCCAAATGAGCACAAGTTATTCTGCAACAAGCCCCTCTGAAAATCGAGGGGGAGGTGAGAAGGTGCAGCCACAGGGCAATTTACTCCAAGTATCTTAAACACCTATTGCAAGCAGTTTAGGCTGTCATAATTAGCTTTGGATGGATGCCTGGAGCAGATGGCTGGGATTACCGGAGATGAAGGCTGATCCAAGCCTCCAGGCAATGAACAAGCCTGAAAGGCTTCCAGGCTACTGATGGTTAAGAACCGGGATGTCTATACAGGACCTGATTGATAGACAGTCCATTAAACCTTTTCACTGTGCTCTAGATAGTCCCAGGAATATCTCACCTGcccattttttcctcccttttgcCAGGTCGTTCTGTTGCTCCACCTCTATTGCAAGACCAAAACCATATCATCACAgcctgtttggaaaaaaagatgctgctAATCCAGTTCTTTCTGCaaattgtgtttggttttggctaGCAGAAAATTGAGAGCGTATTTATGGTAGCATCAGTGTAATTTATCTCTGTTCAACACACTCAATAGACACCAGCTTCTTTCAGTGTCTGCAATGTTTTCAGGAGTTTACAGTTCACACTCTTTCTTTCAGTACAGctaatttttccctttaaataacAGAAGCCCATGCTTTCAGATTAACCTGACAGCATGGATAGAGTCACCATATAAACAGCAGCTTGTCTATGGATCATGTCTGATCCATAGCTGGGATTTATTAATCTGTCAGTTGTCCACAACATGAAGCACAGATACATGAGCAAGCTGCCTAGACCTGCTGCAGTCAGTAGAAACGAAGGTGATGGTTCAGCCATTCAGCCATGGGTATCCAGGAGTATCTGAGACCCACCATACATCTCTCCTGCTCCCTGAAGGACACAAGTCTTCCTACATCTTGTGCCATATCTGCCACACCTATGTGCAGAAATCCTATGATATCTCAGGTGGAGTTAGATGGATCAACAGACAGTGTAGCTCAGAGGAGGAGCTGCCGTGTCCAAAGGAGACCCACGCACGGTCACATGAACAGATGAGTTCTCCATCAGTATTGCTGTGGAACCTAGAGGACTGGCTGAGAGGTGGGCACATGGGATGGGTTTGGGCTCGCCTTGCTCCATGTCAGCATGACACATGGACCTACACGTGAGCTACAGGTGTCCCAGCTTCTCTTCCAGTCTGCAAACTCCACCAGTGTGATTCAGTTGGCCAAAGGGATGGCTCTGGCAGAAACGCTGCAGCACTGTCTCGGtttcagagttaattttcttcttagcagctggtgcaatgctgtggtttggatttggtatgagaacaaagttgataggacactgatggttcTGGTTGCTAGACAATGTTCATACCAAGCCAAGGACTTTGCAGctcctcaggccctgccagcgagagggctggaggggcgcGGGAAACcaggagaggacacagccagggcagctggcctgaactggccaaaaggacattccataccacagaatgtcatgccCAGTATAGAAACcggggggagaagaaggaagggggggacattgggagtgatggtgtttgtcttcccatgTCCCCATCACGCATGCTggggctgtcctggggatggatgagcacctgcctgcccatgggaagcggcACAAGGCTGGGGGAGGGGTTCAGCccggagaggagggggctcaggggggacctgatggctccctacagctgcctggcaggggctgtgggcaggaggggtCGGTCTCTGTTCCCAGGGAacagcgacaggacaagggggaacggccTCAGGtggtgccaggggaggttcaggtTGGGGGTCagggaaaatgtcttcactgggagggtggtcaggcactgagacaggctgcccggggggtggtggggtcaccatccctgggggtgttcaaaaaacacatagatgcggTGTTTggggacatggcttagtgatggacttggcagccctgggttaacggttggtCTTGATGACCTCAGAGGTTTTTTGCAACctcagtgattctgtgatgcTATAATTCTGTTTGGGGAGTTTCTGTGTCAACACTTTCCCCACTGCTTCATGTTTGTTCCCGCTTTGTTACCAGTCTTCTAGGTACAACTCAAAGCATCCCTCTCTcttgaaaagataaataaaaatatgcattccAGTTATTTACAAAAGAAACTTCTTTCGCTTCTTAGAAAAGAATGATGAAGGCGGCAAAACAATTTATAGAAAGCAGATACACAAATAGTTATCAGGTGACTAGGTATAAACCTTTGAAATGTTTATCACTAAATTCTTCACTTCCCTACTATCAACTATGGAGCTGTGTTGTGTATTGCTGCATATAAGGCTGTTTTTGGCCTATtataattacagttttaattttaattataactGAATAATACTAATTATAATTTTGGCCTATAATAATTATAGTCCCTCTTATAAAGGAGGTAGAAATGGAAAGGAGGAgttgcaaataaaatatatatagataaaGCCATGAAAACACAATATACACTGAAATCTGACATATGGCAGTGACATTACCCATAGGTTGGGTTGGTTTCAGCCCCCCTAAACTGAGATGTCTGGAACGTAAATGTGTCAGACAACAACGCTGCATTTCCTATAAGAAACATTATGCCTTTATGCAACATAAATTCACCCCAGCCATTtcccatatttattttaaaaaatatcatggTCTTTTTCCTGCTAGTGAGAGAGATTAAAATCGGATGTAATCTTAACCACTCTAAACCTCAAAACTGGGCAGTTAAATCCCACAATTTATGGTCTTTCCAATACAGAGAGCTACATGCTTGGAGaacatcagaggaaaaaaaataggaagactATTTCTATTGCAAGTGACCCAACATATTTTGCTTTACTGTACATTCCTCAGTTTGACTACTCAGACGAGAACGTTCCAGTGAAGAGCGCGCTGAGGAACCAGCACTGCCCAGTACCCAGTGCCGTACAGCAACAATGGCGTTTGAACTATTTATTTGCTGTAAAAAACACATTGCAGGGTTAAAGTGCAGTAGAACATTTTAAGAAAGCCTTTGCCCGTTCTTTGATAGGCCACTGTGGAAGAAGAGGATTCAGAGAAGTTCCTCTCAAATGTCCCCGTTTCCTGCAGCTTTTGGGAAgcatttcctcctctcccacccaaGCCTCCTGGTCTGCTCCGTTTGTTCTCCTGTACGCTCCCATTGGCCATGGGGATTACCTGGAAGCACTCAAGTTCACCTAAAATCTGTAGGTCGCACCTCATGGCTGGAAGAGGCACAGTACATGGTAGGGATGGAGCCCACTGAGCTGGTGAATGATGTCCAGGCTGTAGGAGAGGGTGACCACGAGTGGGCTCAGGCCAAAGACATCTGAGAACAAAACGGTCCAAGTCCTCAGCAGGAACCTCACAAACATGTTATTTTCACAGGGCTGAGCCTTGTCATCCTATTTCCCTTGGAGAGAGAGAGGTGACTTGCAGTTGCCTAAGGAACAGCAGGTCCATGAGAAAACCCAGCACACATTTGCCCCCAGGTACTCAGAAACCAGCTGCACACTTGAGCATCTTCCCTCACAGATCAGCCTTTGGTGGCTCTTCAACAAGCAGGTGTTTCTCCTGTTGTGAGATGCACTGCCTGGAGGCAGGTGTGTAACAAATTAATCCCACATCCATAGAGCCAGTCTGAAAAGGGACATTAATATTTAGAGGAATTATCACGTCTTCTCCCTGATTTCAGGacaaccccaaaacacagaCCCCATTCCCACCAGTGCCTAAATGTCCAGCTGTTTACGGCTTTGGCAGGGAAACAGTCATTCTCCCCACGGCTCTCTTCACAGCTCTCTTCACCTCCTGGTTCCTCAGGCTGTAGATGAAGGGGTTCAACATGGGGGTCACCACTGTGTATAAGACAGAAACAATTTTGTCCCTGCGCAGGGAGTAGCTGGAGCTGGGCCGCAGGTACATGAAGAGGAGGCTCCCGTAGAAGATGGCAACAACCACCATGTGGGATGAGCAGGTCCCAAAAGCTTTGCGCTtgcccagcacagagcccaTCCTCAGGATGGTGGATAGGATGCGGCCGTAGGAGATGAGGATGACTGATATGGTGGTGACCCCATGGAAGCCCGCAAAAGCGAGTGTCAGCGCTTGGTTGAGGTAAGTGTCAGAGCAGGCCAGTTTAAAGAGTGGTGGCCCATCACAGAAGAAGTGGTCAATGACCTTGGGGCTGCAGAAGGACACCCTCAGCCCAACCACTGTGAGCACCAGCGAGCTGACAAACCCAACGGCGTAGGACCCCGCCAAGAGGGCAGCGCAGAGCTCCTGGGACATGGCAGCGGGGTAGCACAGGGGGCTGCAGATGGCCAGGTAGCGATCGTACGCCATGGCAGCCAGGAGGTAGCACTCCACAGTTACCAAAGCAACATAGAAATACAGCTGTACGAAGCAGCCAGCAAAAGAAATAGTGTTCCTTTCTAATGAGAGGCTCAGCAGCATTTTGGGTGTCACAACGGAGGAGTAGCAGAGATCCAAGAAGGACAAGTTGCTGAGAAAGAAGTACATGGGTGTCTGAAGCTGGGAATCAAGCCAGACTACAGCAATGATGCCAAGGTTTCCCACCACCGTGATGACATAGAAGAGCAGGAAAACCACAAAGAGGGTAACCTGGAGGTCAAGGTGATCTGTGAACCCCTTGAAAATGAATTCTGTCACTGTAGTCCAGTTTTCCCAAGCCATCAGTTTGCAAGGGACCC
Proteins encoded in this region:
- the LOC121095213 gene encoding olfactory receptor 1052-like, with the translated sequence MAQQNHTSVAEFVLEGLSDRAEMKAALFVLLLLIYTITLLGNTGIIIVIQGHPQLHTSMYFFLGSLSVVDICFSSVIAPRTLVNFLVERKTISFVGCMSQAFFYIVFVTAECFLLAAMAYDRYVAICNPLLYSAVMTPGLCMWLVVGSYIGGVLNAIIQMTFIIRLPFCRSNVINHFFCDVPPLLALSCASTYINEIILFSLAGVIELSTISIILVSYIFISFAILRIRSAEGRQKALSTCVSHLTVVTMLYGTTIFMYLRPSSSYSLNTDKVVSVFYTVVIPMLNPLIYSLRNKEVKDALRRTAERITVRL
- the LOC121094801 gene encoding olfactory receptor 5F1-like — protein: MVNTMNKRSCTFRWNLLQRVAPVNHTDMHDFILVGLTIRLDLQVTLFVVFLLFYVITVVGNLGIIAVVWLDSQLQTPMYFFLSNLSFLDLCYSSVVTPKMLLSLSLERNTISFAGCFVQLYFYVALVTVECYLLAAMAYDRYLAICSPLCYPAAMSQELCAALLAGSYAVGFVSSLVLTVVGLRVSFCSPKVIDHFFCDGPPLFKLACSDTYLNQALTLAFAGFHGVTTISVILISYGRILSTILRMGSVLGKRKAFGTCSSHMVVVAIFYGSLLFMYLRPSSSYSLRRDKIVSVLYTVVTPMLNPFIYSLRNQEVKRAVKRAVGRMTVSLPKP